One Leptospira kirschneri serovar Cynopteri str. 3522 CT DNA segment encodes these proteins:
- a CDS encoding TonB-dependent receptor family protein, with amino-acid sequence MKHRSSLPLCIFLFLLFSWETPAQPEETNKPILSESSSNGEEIEKEKWNQGTISVIGKRKTDLKRIPGSATVIEKEFLEQTKPVDSMEVLRRIPGASIRYQDTGLILNLGFRGVNNDLGRKVLILEDGVFTSLNPYSAPEQYYTPNIDRMERIEVVKGSGAILFGPSTIGGVVNFITKRPPKDPILSISAQGGSYGFFSSQVSYGGTFGNTGIDISILRKQGDGFREHQSFRIHEFSFKSVTDLNEKHTLTSKFLATAQDANMTYLGLTTAQFWNHSSSNFAEQDNRKLERYSGDIGHEWKLADHSKLVTKVYSAYTERNWARQNYLRNTGSNFSTIPSNVIKSYDTEPFVNRPGDTVYMLDSVGHRNRSYRFVGVESRYQQDYQFLGIKNQLDAGLRYHYETADIKYLDGPPTPDYAIFGNGFNNSPTGIASSEYSLAKSGNVRDHEVNNTKSLAGFTQNSFKFQNGFSVIPGIRYEMFTQNRTILRQQTIDPVTNQPDPNSPSQEVDKGSKHTYHVVIPGLGLTYDIRKNANWFKDLTWFAGAHKGFSPPRYQDALNNSGIVNRIDPEYSYNYETGFRGDITKYLNAQITYFNLNYINQIIITSSTSGNDSASSAKNGGRTYSRGVETNVTFDPAQLFDASFKLPIDLIYTRADARMNQYSIDTSKITADQSLLDFVVTQKDKNGNYVPYVSRDTATLAIGFIHSKGFYARMEYQYFSSQYHDDSNTRTVYWADSITDPLGKKVLQYLNITSNSSGETGVIPAYELINCSFGYKDPIKRWSLFITGKNLADVRYISGRLPEGIQVGPFRQINVGASFEL; translated from the coding sequence ATGAAACATAGATCCTCTTTGCCTCTTTGTATTTTTCTATTTCTTCTTTTTTCGTGGGAAACTCCAGCACAACCAGAAGAAACCAATAAACCAATCCTTTCAGAATCTTCTTCTAACGGAGAAGAAATCGAAAAAGAAAAATGGAATCAAGGAACCATTTCAGTGATAGGAAAACGAAAGACAGATCTTAAAAGAATTCCAGGGTCTGCCACGGTCATTGAAAAGGAATTTTTGGAACAGACCAAACCTGTAGATTCAATGGAAGTTTTAAGAAGAATTCCAGGTGCCTCGATCCGTTACCAAGATACCGGTTTGATTTTAAACCTTGGGTTTAGAGGAGTGAATAACGACCTCGGAAGAAAAGTGCTCATTTTAGAAGACGGAGTTTTCACTTCCCTGAATCCATACTCCGCACCGGAACAATACTATACACCTAACATAGATCGTATGGAAAGAATCGAAGTAGTCAAAGGTTCAGGAGCAATTCTTTTCGGACCTTCCACAATCGGAGGAGTGGTAAATTTCATCACAAAACGTCCTCCCAAAGATCCTATACTTTCCATTTCTGCTCAAGGAGGATCTTACGGTTTTTTTTCTTCTCAAGTTTCTTACGGTGGAACTTTCGGAAATACCGGAATCGATATTTCAATTCTTAGAAAACAAGGAGACGGATTTAGAGAACATCAAAGTTTTCGAATTCACGAATTTTCATTTAAGTCAGTCACCGATCTAAACGAAAAACATACTCTTACTTCTAAATTTCTTGCAACCGCACAAGACGCAAATATGACTTATTTAGGTCTTACAACGGCTCAATTTTGGAACCACTCTTCTTCTAACTTTGCGGAACAGGATAACCGAAAACTAGAAAGATACTCGGGTGATATAGGTCACGAATGGAAACTCGCGGATCATTCTAAACTTGTAACCAAAGTTTACTCTGCTTATACAGAAAGAAACTGGGCAAGACAAAATTACCTTAGAAATACAGGCTCCAACTTCAGCACAATTCCGTCTAACGTAATCAAATCGTACGATACGGAACCTTTCGTAAATCGTCCGGGTGATACGGTTTATATGTTAGATAGTGTTGGTCATAGAAATCGTTCCTACCGTTTTGTAGGAGTGGAATCCCGCTATCAACAAGACTATCAATTTTTAGGGATTAAAAACCAATTAGACGCTGGTCTTCGTTATCACTACGAAACCGCAGACATCAAATATCTGGACGGGCCACCTACTCCCGATTATGCGATCTTTGGCAACGGTTTTAACAATTCACCTACGGGAATTGCTTCTTCCGAATATTCTCTTGCCAAGTCGGGAAACGTAAGAGACCACGAAGTCAATAACACCAAGTCTCTCGCAGGTTTTACTCAAAACAGTTTTAAATTCCAGAACGGATTTTCGGTAATTCCGGGAATTCGTTACGAAATGTTTACTCAAAATAGGACGATCCTCCGTCAACAAACCATCGATCCAGTGACCAATCAACCTGATCCAAATTCCCCCTCTCAAGAAGTGGACAAAGGAAGTAAACATACCTATCACGTAGTAATTCCAGGACTTGGCCTTACATACGATATTCGTAAAAACGCAAATTGGTTCAAAGACCTGACTTGGTTTGCGGGCGCTCACAAAGGTTTTTCTCCACCTAGATACCAAGACGCTTTGAATAATTCGGGAATCGTAAATCGGATCGACCCGGAATATTCCTATAATTACGAAACTGGTTTTAGAGGAGATATTACAAAATACTTAAATGCTCAGATTACCTACTTTAACCTAAACTATATAAATCAGATCATCATCACTTCTTCTACTTCCGGCAACGATTCCGCTTCTTCGGCTAAAAACGGTGGTAGAACTTATAGCAGAGGTGTGGAAACTAACGTTACTTTCGATCCGGCACAATTGTTCGACGCTTCTTTTAAACTTCCGATCGATCTGATTTATACAAGAGCGGACGCGAGAATGAACCAGTATTCCATAGACACTTCTAAAATTACAGCGGATCAATCTCTTCTCGATTTTGTAGTTACCCAAAAAGATAAAAACGGAAATTACGTTCCGTATGTTTCTAGAGATACTGCAACTTTAGCGATCGGTTTTATTCATTCAAAAGGTTTTTATGCAAGAATGGAATACCAATATTTTTCCTCCCAGTATCATGACGACTCAAATACCAGAACCGTTTATTGGGCGGATTCCATCACTGATCCTCTTGGTAAAAAAGTATTACAATATTTGAATATTACTTCCAATAGTTCCGGCGAAACCGGTGTAATCCCTGCATACGAACTGATCAATTGTTCCTTTGGATACAAGGATCCGATCAAACGCTGGAGCCTTTTTATCACGGGTAAGAACTTAGCGGACGTTCGTTACATTTCAGGCCGTCTTCCGGAAGGAATTCAAGTCGGCCCATTCCGTCAAATCAACGTAGGTGCTTCGTTTGAACTTTGA